The following are from one region of the Eubacterium sp. MSJ-33 genome:
- a CDS encoding MATE family efflux transporter, protein MSEEKKELKKSSSPAKDLTTGSPMKLILGFAFPMFLGLLFQQFYSLVDTMIVGKYLGVDPFAGVGSTGSLNFIVIGFCMGLCSGFSVPISQSFGAKDFRMLRKMVTNSVWLCVFFSVIFTTLMLVFCRPVLTLMNTPENIFEYAYIYIFIIFAGIPCTILYNMTAAILRALGDSKSPIIFLAISSAINIGLDLLLIIVFKMSVDGAALATVISQGVSGVISVIYIKKKFDILSMEKGDWKLEGRLAGKLTGVGIPMGLQYSITGIGSVILQTAVNGLGSIYVASMTAGSKINIFLACPFDALGQTMAPYAGQNIGARKLDRVGKGLRAACIVGFIVSGLMVIVVKLFGGQLTMLFLDEKDPVIMQNSTQFLIIVSAFYCLLTLVNTVRFTIQGMGFSSLAIIAGVMEMIARGIAGVLLVPAFGYLGACYSSPLAWLFADAFLIPAFFFCKRKVARQLEG, encoded by the coding sequence ATGTCAGAAGAGAAAAAAGAATTAAAAAAATCATCCAGTCCGGCAAAAGATCTGACAACCGGATCGCCAATGAAATTGATTCTTGGATTTGCATTTCCGATGTTTTTGGGATTATTATTCCAGCAGTTTTACAGTTTGGTCGACACGATGATTGTAGGAAAATATCTGGGTGTGGATCCATTTGCAGGCGTTGGTTCTACGGGTAGTCTGAACTTTATTGTCATTGGGTTTTGTATGGGACTTTGCAGCGGATTCTCGGTGCCGATCTCTCAGAGTTTTGGTGCAAAGGATTTCCGGATGCTTCGGAAGATGGTGACAAATTCGGTATGGCTTTGTGTATTTTTCAGTGTGATCTTTACGACCCTGATGCTTGTATTTTGTCGTCCGGTTTTAACATTAATGAACACGCCAGAGAATATTTTTGAATATGCATATATTTACATATTTATAATCTTTGCAGGAATCCCATGTACGATCCTGTACAACATGACAGCCGCTATCCTACGTGCGCTCGGAGACAGCAAATCACCAATTATTTTCCTTGCGATTTCGTCCGCTATCAATATTGGTTTAGATCTGCTGTTGATTATCGTGTTCAAGATGAGCGTCGATGGTGCTGCACTTGCAACTGTGATTTCACAGGGCGTATCTGGTGTGATCAGTGTTATATATATTAAGAAAAAATTCGATATCCTTTCAATGGAGAAGGGAGACTGGAAGCTGGAGGGCCGACTTGCCGGAAAGCTGACAGGCGTTGGAATTCCTATGGGATTGCAGTATTCCATTACAGGTATTGGTTCGGTGATCCTTCAGACGGCGGTCAATGGACTTGGTTCCATCTATGTAGCATCTATGACGGCTGGTTCGAAGATCAATATATTCCTTGCATGTCCGTTTGATGCACTTGGACAGACAATGGCACCGTATGCTGGACAGAATATCGGGGCAAGAAAGCTTGACCGAGTTGGAAAGGGCTTGCGGGCTGCATGTATCGTAGGATTTATCGTATCCGGATTGATGGTGATCGTTGTAAAATTGTTCGGAGGACAGCTTACAATGTTGTTCCTGGATGAGAAAGATCCGGTTATCATGCAGAACTCAACTCAGTTTTTGATCATCGTATCAGCGTTCTACTGCCTGCTTACACTGGTAAATACGGTTCGTTTCACAATTCAGGGTATGGGATTTTCGTCACTTGCCATCATCGCAGGTGTGATGGAAATGATTGCGCGCGGTATCGCGGGTGTGCTGCTCGTGCCGGCGTTTGGCTATCTCGGAGCCTGCTATTCCAGCCCGCTCGCATGGCTGTTTGCAGATGCATTCCTGATTCCGGCGTTCTTCTTTTGTAAGCGGAAGGTTGCGCGGCAATTGGAAGGTTAA
- a CDS encoding metal-dependent transcriptional regulator, whose amino-acid sequence MKIQESAEDYLEAILYLGKSHEHVRSIDVVHYLGLSKPSVSVYLKNLRVNGYINMDDKGYLSLTTEGMKIASKIYERHETLAHLFMALGVDNETAYKDACRIEHDLSDETFQALKNHYVNHVSHT is encoded by the coding sequence ATGAAGATACAGGAATCAGCAGAGGATTACCTGGAGGCAATTTTATATCTCGGTAAATCACACGAGCACGTTCGTTCCATTGATGTCGTGCACTATCTCGGATTATCAAAGCCAAGTGTCAGCGTGTATCTGAAGAACCTTCGTGTAAATGGATATATCAATATGGATGATAAAGGTTACTTATCTCTCACAACCGAAGGCATGAAAATTGCCTCGAAGATTTATGAGCGGCACGAAACACTGGCGCATCTTTTTATGGCATTGGGTGTTGATAACGAAACCGCATACAAGGACGCCTGCCGGATTGAGCACGATTTAAGCGATGAGACATTTCAGGCACTAAAGAATCACTACGTAAACCATGTCAGTCATACATAA
- the pth gene encoding aminoacyl-tRNA hydrolase: MKIIVGLGNPTKEYAGTRHNVGFSVIYNISDAYHIPVDTKKHKALIGKGMIEGEKVILAMPQTYMNLSGESVRELMDFYKCDLSDLIVIYDDISLDVGKLRIRAKGSAGGHNGIKNIIAHLGTQEFARIKIGVGEKPAKMDLADYVLGRFTKEEQPIMRESADRAREAVCEIITHDVASAMNKFN, encoded by the coding sequence ATGAAAATAATCGTAGGACTGGGAAATCCGACGAAGGAATATGCCGGAACCAGACATAATGTTGGATTCTCCGTGATATATAATATCAGTGATGCATATCATATTCCGGTTGATACGAAAAAACATAAAGCATTGATTGGCAAAGGAATGATAGAAGGCGAGAAAGTAATTCTAGCCATGCCACAGACATATATGAACCTGAGTGGCGAGAGTGTGCGTGAACTGATGGACTTTTATAAGTGTGACCTGTCAGATTTGATTGTCATATATGACGATATCAGTCTGGATGTAGGCAAGCTTCGTATCCGTGCGAAGGGAAGCGCAGGCGGGCACAATGGAATTAAAAACATAATCGCACATTTAGGAACACAGGAATTTGCACGCATCAAAATCGGAGTGGGTGAGAAACCGGCGAAGATGGATCTCGCGGATTATGTGCTTGGACGTTTCACCAAGGAGGAACAGCCGATTATGCGGGAGAGTGCTGATCGGGCGAGAGAAGCTGTTTGTGAGATTATCACGCATGATGTTGCATCAGCTATGAACAAGTTTAATTAG
- a CDS encoding FeoA family protein yields MKTLNQVKVGETVKVTKIAGEGPIKRRIMDMGITKGVEIYVRKVAPLGDPVEITVRNYELSVRKADAAIIEVE; encoded by the coding sequence ATGAAGACATTGAATCAGGTAAAAGTAGGGGAGACCGTAAAGGTAACAAAGATCGCGGGTGAAGGCCCTATCAAAAGAAGAATTATGGATATGGGTATTACAAAGGGTGTTGAGATCTATGTACGCAAGGTAGCTCCGCTTGGAGATCCGGTTGAAATTACAGTTCGTAATTATGAGTTGTCTGTTCGTAAGGCAGATGCAGCGATTATCGAAGTAGAGTAA
- a CDS encoding FeoA family protein, which translates to MPLSMVEEGEPRTIVKVGGKEEVRKFLENLGFVDGTVVTVVSSLGGNMILKVKDSRVALGRDMASKIQVA; encoded by the coding sequence ATGCCACTGTCAATGGTAGAAGAAGGAGAACCAAGAACCATCGTGAAAGTGGGTGGGAAAGAGGAAGTTCGTAAATTCCTTGAGAACCTCGGCTTTGTGGATGGAACCGTTGTGACCGTTGTATCATCTCTTGGCGGAAACATGATTTTGAAGGTAAAAGATTCAAGAGTAGCTCTTGGGCGTGACATGGCAAGTAAAATCCAGGTAGCCTAA
- a CDS encoding ATP-dependent 6-phosphofructokinase: protein MSGIKKIAVLTSGGDAPGMNSAVRAVVFSANNLGIEVVGVLRGYEGLIDWETVPLGLDDVRNINNQGGTILFTSRSERFLEQKYRQTAAENLRAHDVDAVVAIGGDGTLRGAIKFRDEGVNIVCIPGTIDRDVACSEYTLGFDTAANTAMEAIDKIRDSSVSHGRCSVVEVMGRKRGYIALWAGMATSADAIVLPEKWDGNFDYIINALRKRHTDGRNSYLVVVAEGVTDAGKLADLIQKETGIESRVSVLGYIQRGGQPTAKDRMYGSLMGAYAIEILRQGRGNRIVAIKNDILVDYDIAEAIDLQNNNLDSFQYQLSLMLAE from the coding sequence ATGAGTGGAATTAAGAAGATAGCGGTACTGACAAGTGGTGGTGATGCACCGGGGATGAATTCGGCGGTTCGTGCGGTCGTGTTTAGTGCGAATAATCTCGGTATCGAGGTCGTTGGAGTCCTGCGCGGCTATGAAGGGCTGATTGACTGGGAGACGGTTCCGCTTGGATTAGACGATGTGCGAAATATTAACAATCAAGGTGGTACGATTCTTTTTACAAGCAGGAGTGAGCGGTTTTTAGAGCAGAAATACAGACAGACTGCAGCGGAAAACCTGCGTGCACATGATGTAGATGCAGTAGTTGCAATTGGCGGAGACGGTACACTGCGCGGTGCAATCAAGTTCAGGGACGAGGGGGTGAATATCGTCTGTATTCCGGGTACGATTGACCGGGATGTGGCATGTTCGGAATATACGCTTGGGTTTGATACAGCAGCGAATACCGCGATGGAGGCAATCGACAAGATCCGAGATTCATCGGTATCCCATGGTCGTTGCAGTGTCGTAGAGGTCATGGGCAGAAAGCGTGGTTATATTGCACTCTGGGCAGGCATGGCGACATCTGCAGATGCAATCGTATTGCCGGAAAAATGGGACGGAAACTTTGATTACATCATAAATGCACTGCGCAAGCGGCATACCGATGGTAGAAACAGTTACTTGGTCGTTGTGGCAGAGGGTGTGACTGATGCAGGTAAGCTGGCAGATCTGATTCAGAAGGAGACGGGAATCGAGTCGCGTGTGTCCGTGCTTGGATATATCCAGCGTGGAGGACAGCCTACAGCAAAAGATCGAATGTATGGTTCACTGATGGGCGCATATGCGATTGAGATATTACGGCAGGGTAGAGGTAACCGGATTGTGGCAATCAAGAATGATATTCTGGTTGATTACGATATTGCGGAGGCAATAGACTTGCAGAACAACAATCTGGATTCTTTCCAGTATCAGCTTAGTCTGATGCTGGCAGAGTAA
- a CDS encoding sugar phosphate nucleotidyltransferase: MNKLKAVILAAGKGTRMNSDLPKVIHKCLGRPMVHYVIQACKDAGADEVCVIVGYKGSEVKNAIYDVVDYAEQREQLGTGHAVKCAKDFIGTEGDTLVLCGDTPLITGKTLTELVEKHRKEANGVTVLSAILDDATGYGRIIRDSAGNFEKIVEHKDATEEERACKEVNSGMYIFNSEALSASLELLSNDNAAGEYYLTDTIALIKKIGLKVSALPLTGAACDEIRGVNTIDQLEDAEQIMCNRVD, from the coding sequence ATGAATAAGTTAAAAGCAGTAATTTTAGCAGCAGGAAAAGGAACCCGTATGAACTCGGATTTGCCGAAGGTGATTCACAAGTGCCTTGGAAGGCCGATGGTGCATTATGTCATTCAGGCATGTAAGGATGCCGGTGCAGATGAGGTTTGTGTGATCGTCGGTTATAAGGGCAGTGAAGTGAAGAATGCAATCTATGATGTGGTTGACTATGCGGAGCAGAGAGAACAGCTTGGAACGGGACATGCAGTCAAGTGTGCAAAGGATTTTATCGGAACCGAGGGAGACACGCTGGTGCTTTGCGGGGATACCCCTCTTATTACAGGAAAGACGTTGACAGAATTGGTAGAGAAACATCGGAAAGAAGCAAATGGTGTGACTGTGCTATCTGCGATATTGGATGATGCAACCGGGTATGGACGAATTATCCGGGATTCTGCCGGGAATTTTGAGAAGATTGTGGAGCATAAAGATGCAACGGAAGAGGAGCGTGCATGTAAGGAAGTAAATTCCGGTATGTATATCTTTAATTCAGAGGCATTGTCTGCCAGTCTGGAACTCCTCAGCAATGATAACGCAGCCGGTGAATATTATTTAACAGATACGATTGCACTGATTAAGAAGATTGGTTTGAAGGTGTCTGCACTTCCGCTTACAGGAGCGGCATGTGATGAAATTCGCGGAGTCAATACGATTGACCAGTTGGAGGATGCAGAACAGATTATGTGTAACCGCGTGGACTAG
- a CDS encoding FeoB-associated Cys-rich membrane protein — MNLSTFLILLVVVAVVGLVIRGMVKDKRAGKSSCGGDCSHCGSVCHAPKKPQK; from the coding sequence ATGAATTTAAGTACATTTTTAATATTATTGGTAGTTGTTGCGGTGGTTGGTTTGGTCATCCGGGGGATGGTGAAGGATAAGCGTGCCGGCAAGTCAAGTTGTGGTGGGGACTGCAGTCACTGTGGAAGCGTCTGCCATGCACCGAAGAAACCACAGAAATAA
- the feoB gene encoding ferrous iron transporter B — protein sequence MAITIALAGNPNCGKTTLFNALTGANQYVGNWPGVTVEKKEGKLKGHKDVAIMDLPGIYSLSPYTLEEVVARNYLIGEHPDAIINIIDGTNLERNLYLSTQIIELGIPVVMAVNMMDVVRKSGDKIDIKALSNALGCEVVEISALKGEGIKEAADKAVAAANAKKAVARVHKFDDAVEAAIDAVEAKLDDSVAEAQKRFFAIKVLEKDSKIGDQLQNVPDVSAEIKTLEDKFDDDTESIVTSERYAYISSIIGKCLKKAKSGKKLSVSDKIDKIVTNRILALPIFALVMFLVYFIAMQTVGAAATDWTNDNLFGDGFHLFGMEKNDDGVAYSDDSDAYAEAMQVIDGFISYGEENGVEVGDIADAMDAESDEFDPANAAKAADELLKVFDADTTATYLVEDEETLATDETESTYADLQSAVDTYKSYGCEEPDPADYGVFVPSIPDLVSKGLEKANCADWLQGLIVDGIIAGVGAVLGFVPQMLVLFILLAILEYCGYLARVAFIMDRIFRKFGLSGKSFIPMLVGMGCGVPGIMASRTIENEKDRRMTIMTTTFIPCGAKVPFIAMIAGAIFNGSAIISTGAYFIGVITIICSGIILKKTKMFAGDTSPFVMELPAYHWPKVGAVLRSMWERGWSFIKKAGTIILLSTIVVWFTTYFGWVDGSFGMLSDDQMDYSILAKIGNAICWIFKPQGWGNWQATVASVTGLVAKENIVGTMGILYGGGDATVYQTLASKFTEPSGLSFLLFNLLCAPCFAAMGAIKREMNSAKWFWFAIGYQCGLAYLVSLVVYQIGVLITAGTFGVGTVVAFLIIAFFLYMLFRPNKNAQFAKIKTN from the coding sequence ATGGCAATTACAATTGCACTCGCAGGTAATCCGAACTGCGGTAAAACGACATTGTTTAACGCCCTGACAGGCGCAAACCAGTATGTTGGTAACTGGCCGGGTGTTACAGTAGAAAAAAAGGAAGGTAAGTTAAAGGGACATAAGGATGTTGCCATCATGGACTTACCTGGTATTTATTCTCTTTCTCCGTATACATTGGAGGAAGTTGTAGCAAGAAATTATCTGATCGGTGAGCATCCGGATGCAATCATCAATATCATTGATGGTACGAATCTGGAGCGTAACCTGTATCTGTCTACACAGATCATCGAGCTTGGCATCCCGGTTGTTATGGCTGTCAACATGATGGATGTAGTCAGAAAGAGTGGCGACAAGATCGATATCAAGGCACTTTCGAACGCACTTGGCTGTGAAGTTGTTGAGATCTCCGCATTAAAGGGCGAAGGAATCAAGGAAGCAGCAGATAAGGCAGTTGCAGCAGCAAATGCAAAAAAGGCAGTTGCACGTGTTCATAAGTTTGACGATGCAGTGGAAGCTGCAATTGATGCAGTCGAGGCAAAGCTGGATGATTCCGTAGCAGAAGCACAGAAGCGTTTCTTCGCAATCAAGGTGCTTGAGAAGGATAGCAAGATTGGTGATCAGCTTCAGAATGTTCCGGATGTATCTGCTGAGATTAAGACACTGGAAGATAAGTTTGACGACGATACAGAGTCAATCGTGACAAGTGAGCGTTATGCGTACATTTCTTCTATCATTGGAAAATGTTTGAAGAAGGCAAAGTCAGGAAAGAAGCTTTCTGTATCTGATAAGATTGATAAGATTGTTACAAACCGTATCCTGGCACTTCCAATCTTCGCGCTTGTTATGTTTTTAGTGTATTTTATTGCAATGCAGACCGTCGGTGCTGCTGCAACAGACTGGACAAATGATAACCTCTTTGGCGATGGTTTCCATTTGTTTGGTATGGAGAAGAATGACGATGGCGTTGCTTACAGCGACGATTCAGATGCTTACGCAGAGGCAATGCAGGTAATCGATGGATTCATCTCTTATGGTGAAGAAAATGGTGTAGAAGTTGGCGATATTGCAGATGCCATGGATGCAGAATCTGATGAGTTTGATCCTGCCAATGCTGCAAAGGCTGCTGACGAACTGCTTAAAGTATTTGATGCAGATACAACAGCAACTTATCTTGTAGAAGATGAGGAGACACTGGCGACTGACGAGACAGAGTCTACATATGCAGACCTGCAGAGCGCAGTTGATACATACAAGTCTTATGGATGTGAAGAGCCGGATCCTGCAGATTATGGTGTATTTGTTCCTTCTATCCCTGATCTTGTATCAAAGGGACTCGAGAAAGCAAATTGTGCAGATTGGTTACAGGGATTGATCGTTGATGGTATTATCGCCGGTGTCGGTGCGGTACTTGGTTTTGTACCTCAGATGCTGGTACTGTTCATCCTCCTTGCAATCCTTGAGTACTGTGGATACCTTGCCCGTGTTGCATTCATCATGGACCGTATCTTCCGTAAGTTTGGTTTGTCTGGTAAGTCCTTCATCCCGATGCTCGTAGGTATGGGATGTGGTGTTCCGGGCATCATGGCTTCCCGTACAATCGAGAACGAGAAAGACCGTCGTATGACAATTATGACAACAACCTTTATCCCTTGTGGTGCAAAGGTTCCATTTATCGCAATGATCGCCGGAGCTATCTTCAATGGTTCCGCAATCATTTCAACCGGTGCTTACTTCATCGGTGTTATTACAATCATCTGTTCAGGTATTATCCTGAAGAAGACAAAGATGTTTGCTGGTGATACATCTCCATTCGTTATGGAGCTTCCGGCTTACCACTGGCCAAAGGTTGGCGCTGTTTTACGCAGCATGTGGGAGCGTGGCTGGTCCTTCATCAAGAAGGCCGGTACAATCATCCTTCTTTCTACAATCGTTGTATGGTTCACAACATACTTCGGATGGGTTGACGGAAGCTTCGGAATGCTTTCAGACGATCAGATGGATTACAGTATCCTTGCTAAGATCGGTAACGCAATCTGCTGGATCTTCAAGCCACAGGGCTGGGGCAATTGGCAGGCAACGGTTGCAAGTGTAACTGGACTTGTAGCAAAGGAGAATATCGTTGGTACGATGGGTATCCTGTACGGTGGCGGAGATGCAACTGTTTACCAGACACTGGCAAGCAAGTTTACAGAGCCGAGTGGTTTGTCATTCCTGTTGTTCAACCTTCTCTGTGCTCCGTGTTTCGCAGCAATGGGTGCGATCAAGCGAGAGATGAACAGTGCAAAATGGTTCTGGTTCGCAATCGGATATCAGTGTGGTCTTGCTTATCTTGTATCACTTGTTGTATATCAGATTGGTGTGCTCATCACAGCAGGTACATTTGGTGTAGGAACGGTTGTAGCGTTCTTGATCATCGCCTTCTTCCTGTATATGCTGTTCAGACCAAACAAGAATGCACAGTTTGCAAAGATCAAGACAAACTAA
- a CDS encoding rhomboid family intramembrane serine protease, which yields MPTKKYENQDSYGGQEPHRNQDINGNREVYNNEDSYGKQESYMNRNFYGNQQSYSNRNLYEYEEPYVIHTVPPVQPVRAKRTIPIITILIIVANVIAAIMCIGIENTFQLAGINYEYITMNHEYRRLISYMFIHADFEHLVGNMVALFLFGKLVEERLGSLRMAIIYFGSGIGAGFLSMEIAHQLHPESPRFAAGASGAVFGIMCAAVFLRIMGRKNAERKDMIIAIALVIGYAIYSAGGNVDIYGHIGGAIIGGVLAFALNVKKWQGFIENQFCKILAILATVVLCVVGVGEAHIGKDQTSLMDKRVMYIREQPVADYEMKSYGTKTYGEALDGYCTNTKWESFTAESGEQVVEFNGKAYYKGSEKQVRIQFLITGDCESYELTYFAFDEKACNWQQVDAFFKTVCK from the coding sequence ATGCCGACGAAAAAATATGAGAATCAGGATTCTTATGGAGGACAGGAACCACATAGAAACCAGGATATAAATGGAAATCGGGAAGTATACAACAATGAGGATTCCTACGGAAAACAGGAATCATACATGAACCGGAATTTCTATGGAAATCAGCAATCATACAGCAACCGGAATTTATATGAGTATGAAGAACCATATGTAATACATACAGTGCCACCGGTTCAACCGGTACGTGCGAAGAGGACAATCCCGATTATTACAATCCTGATTATTGTGGCGAATGTGATTGCTGCGATTATGTGTATTGGGATTGAAAACACATTTCAGCTTGCAGGAATTAACTATGAGTACATTACAATGAACCACGAATACCGTCGTTTGATCTCTTATATGTTTATACATGCGGATTTTGAACATCTGGTGGGAAATATGGTGGCGCTGTTCCTGTTTGGTAAGCTGGTGGAAGAACGTCTTGGTTCTCTGAGGATGGCGATTATCTATTTCGGTTCCGGTATCGGCGCAGGATTCCTCTCGATGGAGATTGCGCATCAGCTGCATCCGGAGAGTCCACGGTTTGCGGCTGGCGCGTCCGGAGCTGTCTTTGGAATTATGTGCGCGGCGGTGTTCCTGCGGATTATGGGACGGAAGAATGCCGAGCGGAAGGATATGATTATCGCTATTGCACTTGTGATCGGATATGCGATTTATTCTGCGGGCGGAAATGTCGACATCTACGGGCATATCGGCGGGGCAATCATCGGCGGTGTCCTGGCGTTTGCATTAAATGTTAAGAAATGGCAGGGATTCATAGAGAATCAGTTCTGCAAGATTCTGGCAATCTTAGCGACCGTGGTACTTTGTGTGGTCGGAGTCGGAGAGGCACATATTGGCAAGGATCAGACCTCTCTGATGGATAAGCGCGTAATGTATATCCGGGAACAGCCGGTGGCGGATTATGAGATGAAAAGTTATGGAACGAAAACTTATGGAGAGGCGTTAGATGGCTATTGTACTAATACGAAATGGGAATCCTTCACTGCAGAAAGCGGAGAACAGGTCGTAGAGTTCAATGGAAAAGCGTATTATAAGGGAAGCGAGAAGCAGGTGCGTATCCAGTTTTTGATTACAGGCGACTGTGAATCATACGAGCTGACGTATTTTGCATTTGATGAGAAGGCATGTAATTGGCAACAGGTGGATGCTTTTTTCAAGACAGTATGTAAGTAA